TGAAGACGTTTAATTTCAAACTGCATCTGTTCACGAAGGTTTTTATCTAACGCTCCCAGCGGTTCATCCATCAGGACAATGCTTGGCTCAAATATCAGTGAACGTGCCAGTGCGACCCGCTGTTTCTGACCACCGGATAACTGTCCCGGGTAGCGCTTGCCGAAGTCAGCCAGCTCTACTAATGCCAGCGCTTCTTTTACACGCCGGTCAACTTCACTTGCGGTTATCTTGCGAACCTTCAGTGGGTAAGCCAGATTCTCGCTGATCGTCATGTGCGGAAACAGTGCGTAGGTTTGGAATACCATTCCGATATTACGGTGGTAGGGTGCTATATCGTTGACCGGATTACCGTCGATGAGAATGTCGCCGCTGGTAACATCTTCGAATCCTGCCAGCATCATCAGGCAGGTGGTTTTACCGGATCCGGATGGCCCAAGCAGAGTGACAAATTCACCCTTTTTGATGTCCAGATTGAAATTCTTTACAACCAGGTTTTGCTGATCGTAACTCTTTTTGACGTTAACGAAGCGAACGTACTGGTCGTCGGACTGTGTGTGTGTGGCGGTTGTAACAGACATGGTGATTACTCTTTTTATTATGGTCACGGTGCCGTTTAACGTGCTGTTTTACTTTGAAACAGCCTTGTTTCTGTGCCTAATCAGGCAGGATTTACTATAGGAGAGAGGGCTTTTCGGGCTATAGACCCAACGCTGAACCGATATGTAGTTCCAGGCTGTAGATCACGATTAGCAAGGGCTGTAGCGATTCTGAATTAAATTAATATGAGGCTCTGAAGGCGGGAAATAGCTGTTGGAGGCAGATGTTAGTACCAGCAAATTGCTTGCTGGTACTGCAGAGGAGAAATAGCGGCTTAAAAGCCTTTAGTCACAAAGCTGATGGATAATGGCTGCCAGCCGGTCGATACCCGGGCGAATACGCTCGGTGGCAATGGATGAGTAACCAAGTCTGAAGTTATTCAGGGGTGGGTTTTCGTCATAGTAATAAATATCGCCGGATTCGAGCACTACGCCCTTTTGCAGAGCCAGACGTTTCAATTCCCGGGCGTCCAGATGCTCCGGGCCTTTGACCCAGTAAGCCGAGCCGCCAAATACGGGTGGTATGGCAGACTCAGGCAAACAGTCCTGCAAGGCGTCTCCGACCGCCTGCCAACGGGCTTCATAAGCCTGAATCAGATTTCGAACCAGAGAGTCATGATATCCACGGGCCAAAAATAAACCGATAGAGCGCTGGTTGTTCATCGGCGGATGCCGCAGCATCATACGGCGGAATTCACGTACTTCCCGGATCAGTTCCTTAGGGCCAACGATGTAGCCAACCCGCAGGCCTGGTGACAGCGTTTTTGACAGGCTGCCCAGATAAATGACCCGATCATTTTTATCCAGACTTTTCAGTGCCGGTGTGGGGGTATCCGCAAAGGTAACTTCGCATTCGTAATCATCCTCAATAATCAGGAAATTATCCCGGGAAGCTTGTTCCAGCAACTGACGGCGGCGTTCCAGCGGCATTGTAACAGTGGTGGGAAACTGATGACTGGGTGTGGTGAAGAGCAAATTGCAGTCGCTGAGTTGTTCACCAACGATCAGGCCGTCGCCGTCTACCGCAAGTGGTTTTATACGGGCTTCGGTACTGGCCGCCATTTTAGTTAGGTCAGGATAACCAGGTTCCTCAAGACCAAAGCAGGCATCACGGTTGAGTAACAGACGCAGAATCATATACAGCGCATGCTGGGCACCGACGGTAATTAGAATTTCTTCCGGGTCCGCCCAGACGCCCCGGCGCGGTAATAACCGGGAGTGGATTTGTTCTATCAGTAAGGGATCATCTTCATCGTAACGGTCACCTGACCAGTCGCTGATGGCTTGTACCGAGACTGATTCACGGCAGCACTCCCGCCAATGGTTAGTAGGAAACATCTTCGGGTCCAGCTGGCCGTAAATAAACGGATAGGGATAATCCTGCCAGCGGTTTACCTTATTGAGTTTATGTTCAGTGGGGCGGAATTTAAGAAAGTTTTGCCACTGAGGTGCGTCGCCCTGAATGTCTGAGCTATCTTTTTCCTGACTATTGTTACCATCAACGCTGGCACGGAGAATTTCTTCGTTGACGTAAAACCCTGCCCGTTCCCGGGAAATCAGGTAGCCATCATCAATCAGGTGTTCATATGCCAGTATCACTGTATTACGTGAAACGTGGAGCATTTCTGCCAGCTTGCGGGTGGATGGAAGCGGTACATTGCAGGGAATATGACCGTCCATAATGGCGGTGCTGATTTGTTCCCGGATCTGTTGCTGCAAGCTGGCATCGCTATCCGGCGATAAGTGAAACAAGTGGTTCAGCATAGATATGATGCTTCCTGATCCGTGTGAAACTGCAATTATTTAAGCCGAACAAATAAGCATAAATGTCAGTTTTGTTGCAACTTGGTTTCCGTAAAAACATTACTCAGATAAGCAGCATAGCAGGGTGCTTAGACTTAAGAGGGAATATTCGGTGTTTTATCTATGTCGGCACAATGTTCAGTAAAGTAAGCAAGTTACATCTGATATGTATTAAAGATTCCTGAACTGATCAATAGCATGTTGTCGTGATGAAGAGTAATCAATGATGGCGTCAGGATAGCTGCATTTTCGGCGCTGTTCGCCACTTGGGAAGTGAATGCTTCTGTCATCAAGTGATGCCAGTTCAGGTAAAAAACGGCGAATAAATCGGCCTTCGGAATCAAATTTTTCAGACTGACGAATCGGATTAAAGACGCGAAAATAAGGGGCTGCGTCACAGCCGGTTGATGCGCTCCACTGCCAGCCACCGTTATTGGCAGCAAAGTCGCCGTCAATCAGATGTTGCATGAAAAAGACTTCGCCTTTACGCCAGTCCTGAAACAGCAGTTTGGTGAGAAAACTAGCTGTTAGCATCCGTAAGCGATTATGCATCCAGCCAGTTTGCAGTAACTGACGCATTGCGGCATCAATGATAGGGAAACCGGTTTGTCCGTTGCACCATGCCCGCCAGTGGGAAGGGGTGTTATGCCACTGTAAATTCAGGGTTTCCGTTTTGAATGGCTGATGCTTATTCAGCAGCGGAAAATGAGACAGCAGTTGTCGGTAAAAATCCCGCCAGGCGAGTTCCCTTAGCCAGTCTGACTCCATCCAGTAATCGGCACCCCACTTTGAATTACGCATGGCACTTAGAAGCTCCCGAGGACCTATTGCCCCAAGCGCCAGATAGGGAGAGATCTGACTGGTAGCCGGTTCAGAAGGAATATCCCGGTGGCCGCCGTAACTGGCAAGTTTTAACTGGCAAAAATGTTGTAACCGATGATGAATACTCTTGGTATCTGCAGGCCATAAGTCATCCCGGAAATCGCTTGCCCAGTCTGGTAGCGGCATAAGCTGTGAGGTCTGAATTGTTGTTTCAGGTAAAGAACAGTGGACTGTCTGGTCGGTATTTTGCATCAGTTGTAACCAGCGTCTATAAAAAGGTGTGAATACTTTGTATGGCAGCCCTTGCTGATTGAGAACTGGTTCGCTGACTAACTGATCTACAGCTTGGATGTGGCATTGAATGCCTTTGCTTCTGAGATGTGATTCAGTTTGTAAGTCGCGCTGGCATTCGTTCCATGGGGTTTCTGTTATCCAGTGTATGTTGCTGCAATGTAATTCAGCACAAAGTTCGGCAAGGTGCTCAGCACATTCTGAAAACCAGTCTGCTTCAAGCAAATAGAGTTCGATGCCCCGGGCAGCAAGCTGTTGTTGTAACTGTTGCAACAATGCCGCTCTAAGACCTAGTTTAGCGGGTGATTCGTTATGTTGTTGCCATTGCTTTGGGGTGGCGATGTGTACTGCTGCAACCGGACTGTCTGTGCTGTGTAGACTGAGAGCCTGCTCAAAGGCAGGATGATCAGTCATACGTAAATCGTTGCGTAGCCAAACCAGTTGCGTCATGTAGCTCTCTCTTTGCCTATTGCAGCGATAGTTAGTCTGTTGATAAGTGTCTGTGTGATGGTGATACACACAGACCTCTATGGTGTGTTATACCTGATTACGTAAGCCAAGTGCCTTTGGATAAGGGCTCAGGTATCGTTGTGTCTGCACATAGTGATTACCGAACATACGTAAGTAATGATGTAGCAGGGTAAGTGCTGTCGCCAGGTTTACGTAGCCCTTTAAGTAGTTTTCGAAGGTGCCAAGAATGTCTTGTTTTACGTCTACTTCAAGATAAGGCTTCAGATAACCAAACAAATGTAGCATCACGTTGTAATGATTGCCCCGGCTGGCAGGTTTGCTAATTGCCTGCATAAAACGCTGTAGGTACAGGTCACAGAGTTCGTTGATCGGGTAATCCTGATGTGCCTGTCCCAGTAACTGTCCCAGGTTTTTATATTCGGTCTGTGAGTGGGCCATTAATGTGTATTTATACTGGCTGTGAAACGCCAGCAAGTTCTTGATGGATGGCTCTGCCATCACCAGTGTACGGAAGGTGTTGTGTGCGAAGACTCTTTGTACGAAATTTTCCCGCAGATGCGCATCATTAAGACGACCATCTTCCTCAACAGGCAGGTGCGGATAACGTTGCATCAGTGCTTTGGCGAACAGGCCTGCGGATTTTATATCATGTGGGTGACTGTTGGGCTGATATACCTTGACTCTTTCCATGCCACAGCTGGGTGAGTTTTTCGCCAGAATATACCCATCCAGATGACCGAGTTTTTCGACTCGGGCCTGATAACCGGCATGAAACTGTTCAGTGACGTCGTTATCCTGCTGACGGGTGTATACCATACGGGGATTGTGAGGGTCGCCAATCAGGCGCAGAGTCGCCCGGGGAATACCGAATCCAGCAGCAACTTCAGGACAAAACTTTTCAAAGCGAAAATAGTCCTGAAGTGGTCCACAACAATACTTTGAGCGACTGTGACCACCATTGAAGCGTACTTCTTCGCCCAGCAGGCAGGCGCTTATACCGACAAGAATATTGCTGTCAGTCTGTTTTGTTGGGGTGTCGATCTGTTTTGTTGCTATCAGTTGGCTTTTATCAGTCATGATGTTCTCCAGTTGCCAGCTGATGCATGTTGTTGAGGTGCGTCAGCCGCGTATCAGTTCACACAAGGTTCTGGCGCTGAGTAGAGCACTGTTTATATTCGCTTCTCCAAGCCAGTCTGCTGCTATACCCAGTTTCAGTTCGCTGTCCCAGAGTGCAATAGCCCCCGGGGTACGCTCATGTCTTGCAAGATTCCAGCGATGTGGCGATTGACTGGTTACATCTTCCTGCGCGAGTTGCATGATGCGGCAAAACTCCTGCTCCAGCTCCTTTTGTACCTGAGCATGATGAGAGTCTGCGTACTGTATACTCCATTCACTGTCTGCTTGGATCATCCAAAGATTAAAATTATTTTCCCGGCCAGGTTTATGGCTGTCATTTATGATGCGGGTAATGATGCTGTTATCCGGTGCTATATAGGTTGGAGCAGGCAGGTCACGGTTAACTTCTATTGCCATACACCACTGAGCCCTGCTGGTCTGGCTTGAGGTATGGCTACGGATCAGCCAGTCAGTTGAGCAGGGTGTACCAGCCAGTAAAGCGCAGGTCTGACGTGCCGGTGCGCAGATAATCAAACCTTTGCTATAACAGATGGTTTGTTCGTTGGCGTCCTTTAGCTGCCAGCTGTCACCAAGGTATTCCAGTCGTTCAACCCGCGTCAGGGTATGCATTTCTGTATCGCCAATTAAATGTCGCGTCAGGCTGCTCATACGGGGACGGCCAACATACGCAAGGTAAGGTTCATGATCTGCTTCGGGCCAGCGCTTCAATACTCCGGCGTGTTGCCATTCCATGAGCTCATCACGGAACTGTTCCGGATCAATGTGCAGGCAGGGGGAGCCAAGATCATAACTCAGGCTTTGAAAGCGACGGCTGCTGAGACGCCCGCCGGTACCACGACTTTTTTCCAGCACACAGAGCTTTGAATAACTGTTTTGCAGTTTATCTGTGCAGAAACTGCCTGCCAGGCCTGCTCCTATAATTGCGAAGTCGTATGAGTCAGACATGATTCCAGCCCCTTTTATAAACCACATTTTTATTGTGTGTTCTCATTATCTTAGCTCTTGTACGCATAAGTTGCTTTGTAAGATCAAAGAGTTGAGCTTGAGAAAATCTAATGGCTGATTGATAGATAAGGTTGTTTATCTCAGAGCAGCTATACTTTTTGAGGGCTCATAGCAGGGAACAGATGATGCAAAAAGAACAGCCAAATCCTCAGGATATTTCGTTCTGGGAAGTGTTTAAGAGCGTGATGGCGGCATTTTTTGGAGTGCAGAGTAACCGTAATCGCGAACGGGATTTTAACCAGGGAAAACCTCATCACTTTATTATCATTGGTTTACTGGCAGCGTTAATTTTTGTGCTGTTGGTATACGCATTGGTCAAGCTCGTATTACTTGTATCCGGTACTGGTTAGGTTTATTTCAGGTGACTTTTTAGATTTCTGCGCAGCGTTGTTATCGCGTGCTGCTCAGCTGTGAAATAATAGCGGCTTAAATGACTTCTTTTCTGAACAGGCTGTTCTGTGACCTTTACCCTGATTGATTTACTGGCGCTGGCCATTGCTGTTGTTGGCAGTACGCTGCAAGGCATGGTTGGTATTGGCTTCGGCTTGCTGGCGGCTCCATTGTTATTTCTTATTGACCCTGCTTATGTGCCGGTACCGGTTATCTTTGGCGGTTTCATGCTGTCGATTCTAGTGGTGTCTTCACAGCGGCATGAGTTGCACTGGCGGCGGGTAATGCCAGCCATTCTAGCGCGTATCCCCGGTTCTTATCTTGGGGTTTTATTATTGCTGGCAATGCCTCCACATATTCTGGCCATTGTGTTTGGCAGCAGTTTACTGATTGCTGTGTATGTCAGTTGTCAGCGCTTTAATATTACTGCAACGCCTTTGAACCTGAGTATTGGCGGCTTTTTATCGGGCATCGTAGGTACTGCAACTTCGGTAGGCGGACCACCTATCGCTTTGGTGTATCAGAATGAAACCCGGATAACTGCCCGTAATGAATTAGCTGCGTTTTTTCTGATCGGTTCACCCTTGTCGCTGGTGTTGTTATTTATGGAAGGCACAGTCACTGATGAGCATATGATTCTGAGCCTTAAGCTATTACCCGGCATGTTTATTGGTTGGCTGTTATCCCGTTACCTTGGCGGCAAGCTGAAACAGCAATCTGCGCGTCCCGCTTTGCTGATTATTTCTGCTATATCTGCGGTTATGGTTCTGGGTAAAGGGTTAATGGCATTATGACCAACGCATGTAAAACAGAATGGCACTGGCAAACGTTTGCTCAGTTAAGCGCTGCTGACGTTTATGAAATACTGGCCTTACGCCAGCAGGTGTTTGTGCTGGAACAGAGGTGTTTGTATGCCGATATCGATCATAAAGATCAGCAATGTTTTCACCTTAGTGGCTGGCAGGATGGCAACTTACAGGGCTATCTGAGAGTTGTCCCGCCGGGACTTGCATATGCTGAAGTCGCACTGGGTCGGATTCTGACGGCTGAATCTGCCCGTGGCACAGGCTTAGGGAAACAATTACTTCTCCGGGCTCTGGATGAAGTGTCTTTATTATATCCAGGGCAGTCTGTACGGATTTCAGCACAGCTTTATTTGCAGAAGTTTTATGTCGGATTTGGATTTAAAACGGTTTCAGAGCCATATGATGAAGATGGTATTCCGCACATAGAGATGCTGTTGAATTCTCCTTAAGCAGCTCCCTGATCAGTCCAGCACAGAGCTTTTGTTCATTTACGACATTGGTTGCTGTCTCTATCAAAATTTCCACATCTGTTCTCTTGAGCTGGCCTTCTACGCTGAGCTAAG
The DNA window shown above is from Aliamphritea ceti and carries:
- a CDS encoding sulfite exporter TauE/SafE family protein, translated to MTFTLIDLLALAIAVVGSTLQGMVGIGFGLLAAPLLFLIDPAYVPVPVIFGGFMLSILVVSSQRHELHWRRVMPAILARIPGSYLGVLLLLAMPPHILAIVFGSSLLIAVYVSCQRFNITATPLNLSIGGFLSGIVGTATSVGGPPIALVYQNETRITARNELAAFFLIGSPLSLVLLFMEGTVTDEHMILSLKLLPGMFIGWLLSRYLGGKLKQQSARPALLIISAISAVMVLGKGLMAL
- a CDS encoding NAD(P)/FAD-dependent oxidoreductase: MSDSYDFAIIGAGLAGSFCTDKLQNSYSKLCVLEKSRGTGGRLSSRRFQSLSYDLGSPCLHIDPEQFRDELMEWQHAGVLKRWPEADHEPYLAYVGRPRMSSLTRHLIGDTEMHTLTRVERLEYLGDSWQLKDANEQTICYSKGLIICAPARQTCALLAGTPCSTDWLIRSHTSSQTSRAQWCMAIEVNRDLPAPTYIAPDNSIITRIINDSHKPGRENNFNLWMIQADSEWSIQYADSHHAQVQKELEQEFCRIMQLAQEDVTSQSPHRWNLARHERTPGAIALWDSELKLGIAADWLGEANINSALLSARTLCELIRG
- a CDS encoding GNAT family N-acetyltransferase produces the protein MTNACKTEWHWQTFAQLSAADVYEILALRQQVFVLEQRCLYADIDHKDQQCFHLSGWQDGNLQGYLRVVPPGLAYAEVALGRILTAESARGTGLGKQLLLRALDEVSLLYPGQSVRISAQLYLQKFYVGFGFKTVSEPYDEDGIPHIEMLLNSP
- a CDS encoding cryptochrome/photolyase family protein produces the protein MTQLVWLRNDLRMTDHPAFEQALSLHSTDSPVAAVHIATPKQWQQHNESPAKLGLRAALLQQLQQQLAARGIELYLLEADWFSECAEHLAELCAELHCSNIHWITETPWNECQRDLQTESHLRSKGIQCHIQAVDQLVSEPVLNQQGLPYKVFTPFYRRWLQLMQNTDQTVHCSLPETTIQTSQLMPLPDWASDFRDDLWPADTKSIHHRLQHFCQLKLASYGGHRDIPSEPATSQISPYLALGAIGPRELLSAMRNSKWGADYWMESDWLRELAWRDFYRQLLSHFPLLNKHQPFKTETLNLQWHNTPSHWRAWCNGQTGFPIIDAAMRQLLQTGWMHNRLRMLTASFLTKLLFQDWRKGEVFFMQHLIDGDFAANNGGWQWSASTGCDAAPYFRVFNPIRQSEKFDSEGRFIRRFLPELASLDDRSIHFPSGEQRRKCSYPDAIIDYSSSRQHAIDQFRNL
- a CDS encoding ABC transporter ATP-binding protein; the protein is MSVTTATHTQSDDQYVRFVNVKKSYDQQNLVVKNFNLDIKKGEFVTLLGPSGSGKTTCLMMLAGFEDVTSGDILIDGNPVNDIAPYHRNIGMVFQTYALFPHMTISENLAYPLKVRKITASEVDRRVKEALALVELADFGKRYPGQLSGGQKQRVALARSLIFEPSIVLMDEPLGALDKNLREQMQFEIKRLHEDLGFTAIYVTHDQTEALTMSDRIAVFDDGIVKQCAAPDVLYEQPSCAFVADFIGENNHIPGTVTRVDTGEAEIRLADGTLTTTQNPNCPNVGEDCVVTIRPENLFIAKEGQLLANSVEANFITRLYVGDSIRYFFRLSDGSEIMVKTLNDQDAPHIAAGSTVQLTWAGNGGLALARAS
- a CDS encoding YbgA family protein, with protein sequence MTDKSQLIATKQIDTPTKQTDSNILVGISACLLGEEVRFNGGHSRSKYCCGPLQDYFRFEKFCPEVAAGFGIPRATLRLIGDPHNPRMVYTRQQDNDVTEQFHAGYQARVEKLGHLDGYILAKNSPSCGMERVKVYQPNSHPHDIKSAGLFAKALMQRYPHLPVEEDGRLNDAHLRENFVQRVFAHNTFRTLVMAEPSIKNLLAFHSQYKYTLMAHSQTEYKNLGQLLGQAHQDYPINELCDLYLQRFMQAISKPASRGNHYNVMLHLFGYLKPYLEVDVKQDILGTFENYLKGYVNLATALTLLHHYLRMFGNHYVQTQRYLSPYPKALGLRNQV
- a CDS encoding DUF2970 domain-containing protein; translated protein: MMQKEQPNPQDISFWEVFKSVMAAFFGVQSNRNRERDFNQGKPHHFIIIGLLAALIFVLLVYALVKLVLLVSGTG
- the pdxR gene encoding MocR-like pyridoxine biosynthesis transcription factor PdxR encodes the protein MLNHLFHLSPDSDASLQQQIREQISTAIMDGHIPCNVPLPSTRKLAEMLHVSRNTVILAYEHLIDDGYLISRERAGFYVNEEILRASVDGNNSQEKDSSDIQGDAPQWQNFLKFRPTEHKLNKVNRWQDYPYPFIYGQLDPKMFPTNHWRECCRESVSVQAISDWSGDRYDEDDPLLIEQIHSRLLPRRGVWADPEEILITVGAQHALYMILRLLLNRDACFGLEEPGYPDLTKMAASTEARIKPLAVDGDGLIVGEQLSDCNLLFTTPSHQFPTTVTMPLERRRQLLEQASRDNFLIIEDDYECEVTFADTPTPALKSLDKNDRVIYLGSLSKTLSPGLRVGYIVGPKELIREVREFRRMMLRHPPMNNQRSIGLFLARGYHDSLVRNLIQAYEARWQAVGDALQDCLPESAIPPVFGGSAYWVKGPEHLDARELKRLALQKGVVLESGDIYYYDENPPLNNFRLGYSSIATERIRPGIDRLAAIIHQLCD